Below is a genomic region from Rhodohalobacter sp. 614A.
TTCATTTTTTTTTTGAGAGCTAAATATGTTTTCTGAAAAAGAAAGTCGGACGGGTACAAAGTTGCACATTCTGATATTGATGCTATGTTTGAACTTGTGCACAGTTTTATTCACTTCATGCACAATTTCGGAGAAAGAAAACGAAGAAACAGAAAAGCTATATCGTGCACTGGAATATCAGGCAGCATCTCTGAATAACGTGTTGCCGCAAAAACTCGACTTAAACACCCATTTCGACAGTGTGGGATTTGGCTCAAATCAGTTACGGTATTACTACAGTCTTTCCAATCTAAGCGAAAAGGATTTTCTGGAAAGAGAATTGCGCGATTCTCTCTACGCTGAAGCTGTAGATCGAATTCCATGCACGCTTTGGCGACCGGTTTACATGCAGGGCGTGGAGGTTACGTTCAATTACTACTCATCCGATGGCAAGCGAATCCTTCATTTCGTACGGCAGGGAGAAGCCTGTTACCAATAGATTTGTCGCGACGTAGAAAAATCAAATTAAATGCTTAAAACTATTTAGATTAATTCTAGATAGTTTTATTTTAGATCTGTCCTATATCCAAGAACTTACTTTTTTGAGTTCTCCAAAACTATTTACAGATCAAAATGAAAAACACACTAAAGAAACTAATCCTGATTTGTCTCTTCATCTATGTGGGGGATGCACTCGCTCAAAAGACAGGCGTACTTGTTATGGCACACGGTGGCGGTGAAGAATGGAATAACTACGTTAAAGAAGCTGCCATGCCACTGAGCGATCACTACGAAGTAGAATTTGCGTGGGGGATGGCCAATCCTGTAACCCTTCAACAGGGAGTAAATTCCTTGGAAAAGAAAGGTGTTTCAGAGATCATTGCCATACCACTGTTTATTTCAAGTTACAGTCCGATTATCCGCCAAACGGAATACCTTTTTGGCATGCGTGATTCTATGGTGGATCGCCCCATGCCGGTGATGCATCATGCCGATCATTATATAAAGATGTTTAATGTTGAAGTTGATTCCTCAAAATTTCGCCATGGAATGTATTTTCCGGATGAGCTTCCGAGAATATCCAAAGAAGCCGACATTACAATGACCGAAGCACTCGATTCGCATGATGTAGTTGCCGAAATCCTGGGAGAAAGAATCCATGCGATGAGTGAGAATCCATCCACCGAAACAGTGATCATTGCCGCCCACGGCCCCAATAGTGAAGAAGATAATGCCATGTGGGTTGAAACGATGGAAGAACTCATTCAAAAAATTCAAACAAATGAGGAAAAAGATGGTGGAGAGAAATTCAAGCAAATGTTTGGTGTAACGGTTCGTGACGACGCGTCTGAAACCGTACATGACCAGGCA
It encodes:
- a CDS encoding sirohydrochlorin chelatase — its product is MKNTLKKLILICLFIYVGDALAQKTGVLVMAHGGGEEWNNYVKEAAMPLSDHYEVEFAWGMANPVTLQQGVNSLEKKGVSEIIAIPLFISSYSPIIRQTEYLFGMRDSMVDRPMPVMHHADHYIKMFNVEVDSSKFRHGMYFPDELPRISKEADITMTEALDSHDVVAEILGERIHAMSENPSTETVIIAAHGPNSEEDNAMWVETMEELIQKIQTNEEKDGGEKFKQMFGVTVRDDASETVHDQAKAQLRTLVRQSGMNGDVIVVPLFLSSGGREQAVAERLEGLDFKWSGETLLPHSKLTDFLMNSAEKADETKNGKNQASIE